From Mucilaginibacter rubeus, a single genomic window includes:
- the recJ gene encoding single-stranded-DNA-specific exonuclease RecJ: MNKRWALKDNTNHDDVIKLAAELNIDTVLSTMLVQRGITTFEDARYFFRPDHRHLHDPFLMQDMEKAILRIEQAIAAGEKIMIYGDYDVDGTTAVALTYSFFKKLYNNIDYYIPDRYKEGYGISTQGIDYAAEHGISLIIALDCGIKSIDKIDYANEKGIDFIICDHHLPGASIPNAVAVLDPKREDCEYPYKELSGCGIGFKLIQAYAEKNDIPIEEVNCYLDLVVISISCDIVHITGENRVLAHFGLQKINTDPCIGVKALMEIAGRTGPYTISDVVFLLGPRINAAGRIDDAKHAVELLIATDKDAAKEKSAMINVRNTERKGHDLSITDEALGMIDNDEVLIARKSTVVFNEDWHKGVIGIVASRLTEKYYRPTIVLTRSNGHVAGSARSVLGYDLYEALCGCKDLLIQFGGHKYAAGLTMEPENLEAFIERFEEVVSSTIKPEQLIQQIQIDAELRLSQIEPKFFRILNQFAPFGPENMAPVFISKNVYVSGNAGLVGGSHIKMSVMQEGSAAFDCIAFNHGQYLEQLRPGVPFEMCYSIEENVWRERRTIQLNVKGIRF, from the coding sequence ATGAATAAACGTTGGGCGCTAAAGGATAATACAAACCATGATGATGTAATAAAATTAGCCGCCGAACTCAATATCGATACCGTTTTAAGCACCATGCTTGTGCAGCGCGGTATCACCACTTTTGAAGATGCCCGCTACTTTTTCAGGCCCGATCACCGGCACCTGCATGACCCCTTCCTGATGCAGGATATGGAAAAGGCGATACTGCGTATTGAGCAGGCCATAGCCGCGGGCGAAAAAATCATGATTTACGGGGATTATGACGTGGATGGTACTACAGCCGTGGCGCTTACCTACAGTTTTTTCAAAAAGCTTTATAACAATATTGATTATTATATCCCCGATCGTTACAAGGAAGGGTATGGCATCTCTACCCAGGGAATTGACTATGCCGCTGAGCATGGTATTAGCCTGATCATAGCGCTCGATTGCGGCATTAAATCAATTGATAAAATCGACTATGCAAATGAAAAAGGCATTGATTTTATCATCTGCGATCACCACTTGCCGGGAGCATCAATTCCTAACGCGGTGGCTGTGCTTGACCCTAAGCGCGAAGACTGCGAATATCCATATAAAGAATTATCCGGTTGTGGCATCGGCTTTAAACTGATCCAGGCTTACGCCGAAAAGAATGATATCCCGATTGAGGAAGTAAACTGCTATCTCGACCTGGTAGTGATCAGTATCTCCTGCGATATCGTGCATATCACTGGTGAAAACAGGGTGCTGGCGCATTTCGGTTTGCAAAAAATAAATACCGACCCATGTATTGGCGTTAAGGCGTTAATGGAGATAGCGGGGAGGACGGGGCCATATACGATATCGGATGTGGTATTTTTGCTTGGCCCGCGTATTAATGCTGCCGGCAGGATAGACGATGCCAAACATGCCGTTGAACTCCTGATAGCGACAGATAAGGATGCCGCTAAGGAAAAAAGCGCCATGATCAATGTACGCAATACCGAACGAAAAGGGCATGACCTCTCCATTACCGACGAAGCGCTCGGCATGATTGACAATGATGAGGTGCTGATCGCCCGTAAATCAACCGTTGTATTTAACGAAGACTGGCATAAGGGGGTTATTGGTATAGTGGCCTCTCGCCTGACCGAGAAATATTATCGCCCAACAATTGTGCTTACCCGTTCTAACGGCCATGTTGCAGGTTCGGCACGTTCTGTTTTGGGTTATGATTTATACGAAGCCCTTTGTGGATGTAAAGACCTGTTGATTCAGTTTGGCGGGCACAAATATGCTGCCGGTTTAACTATGGAGCCAGAAAACCTTGAAGCCTTTATTGAAAGGTTTGAAGAGGTGGTAAGCTCAACCATAAAACCGGAACAATTGATACAACAAATACAAATTGACGCTGAATTACGTTTAAGCCAGATAGAACCCAAATTTTTCAGGATTTTGAATCAGTTTGCGCCCTTCGGGCCTGAAAATATGGCCCCCGTTTTCATAAGTAAAAATGTGTATGTTAGTGGTAACGCCGGTTTGGTAGGTGGTTCGCATATTAAAATGAGCGTAATGCAGGAAGGATCGGCAGCGTTTGACTGCATAGCCTTTAACCACGGCCAATATCTGGAACAATTGCGGCCTGGTGTGCCGTTTGAAATGTGCTATTCGATAGAAGAAAACGTTTGGCGCGAAAGAAGAACGATACAGTTAAATGTGAAGGGAATTAGATTTTAG